Proteins found in one Oncorhynchus keta strain PuntledgeMale-10-30-2019 chromosome 2, Oket_V2, whole genome shotgun sequence genomic segment:
- the LOC118359265 gene encoding nuclear factor of activated T-cells 5-like isoform X3, translating to MTMGGPRSAFPTSSSSTMHSTTSATDQTSVHTGKAAPDEGVSSRAVAEMLGAEGGTGNSGSAGGGRVGGEKGGGAGSLGGGGRGGASQEAQQHHQMTPSKRRTVLNISPPPEDLFDDSRMSCQEDQLQDSEQSNSIWMDDSASNFSIVSSSSYNDNTEVPRKSRKRTPRQRPGPKPASVEEASMDVFDADSAKGPHFVLSQLGSDSKACTKGSSADGSQTTHQKGGTLVSQFPQKSEGKELKILVQPETQHRARYLTEGSRGSVKDRTQQGFPTLKLEGVNEAVVLQVFVGNDAGRVKPHGFYQACRVTGRNTTACKEVDIEGTTVIEVSLDPSNNMTLAVDCVGILKLRNADVEARIGVAGSKKKSTRARLVFRVNIPRPDGSVLTLQTPSSPILCTQPAGVPEILKKSLHSCSVRGDEEVFIIGKNFLKDTKVIFQENVSDEKSWKAEAEIDMELFHQNHLIVKVPPYQNPAIVSAVCVGIYVVTNAGRSHDVQPFTYTPEPVDISVKKEVPSPGKPCSFDQRMKVIDGALMPPMLPLVKREEVTPMEVSSNLPSAGIFKRTPDVMCSVQQTLDMSSNLPPNNSPFSNSLPRSASDPDESQTAVFNSAEALSTIQKQDIAPTNSFPVPADSLLQPGPQQFLLEPREGLGQDRASNNAGAVGRLSQQVEAPQPAPQQHQLPIFPPDEVAQLEQAVRQLQAKGYCSQQQQRQQQQIQQQQQQQQIQQQQQQQIQQQQQQQQIQQQQQQQQIQQQQQQQIQQQQLQQQQIQQQQIQQQQQIQQQQIQQQQIQHQQQQQQVLENLQQQLFQSQIPMQCGIFQGGSRGENTEQQGSQQGMVQNHGSLFQQAQQQQQQQQKQQQQAALFQQANEILSIQTNFLHQTPSHPSPPLFHNPSPLAEAQDPQGALFHTQKASPTQEQVQATLFQNTLTVLSRTSLSPEQPPSPANLFLPQSTLPGQLSASGSQQQQLAFLSALQTSATEPQSVFQAQTQLSPIQQGTPMEQQQPSQPQPQPQPPQQNSMFQNISPHPPANTLSQTQQQQASLLFCSNPLSTPEQAPSLLFSGQGQMPPMSSSSLNSQEPQNPSMLFSQASMVTVSQQESSEPMAFQDQSQVVGNPSEPRQQGLFQEQQPMQLITSSNNGPEQPVSLFMPQSNMSALQGCMAAQELPQTGIFSTQNGVAGLQTTTSSPVQQPGSLFQTAVSGTLNQPSEAQQPGLFLFGIQNECGQLITSPGTTLSDQIIAISQSGQNQRESEAQIQSLLNQSMSESGSMQNSMTASQNMEKIDDLLVSLQEQGNNLTRSY from the exons ATGACCATGGGAGGCCCTCGCAGTGCTTTTCCCACCTCTTCCAGCTCCACCATGCACTCCACTACTTCAGCCACCGACCAGACCTCTGTTCATACCGGCAAGGCCGCTCCAGACGAAGGTGTAAGTAGCAGAGCGGTGGCCGAGATGCTTGGAGCCGAGGGCGGGACTGGCAACAGTGGGAGTGCTGGTGGCGGCAGGGTTGGCGGCGAGAAAGGAGGAGGGGCAGGATCcctaggtggaggaggaagagggggggcaTCCCAGGAGGCCCAGCAGCACCACCAGATGACCCCCTCCAAGCGGCGAACGGTGCTGAACATCTCGCCTCCGCCCGAGGACCTGTTTGACGACAGCCGCATGTCCTGCCAGGAGGATCAGCTCCAGGACTCCGAGCAGAGCAACAGCATCTGGATGGATGACTCCGCCTCCAACTTCAGCATCGTCAGCTCCAGCTCCTACAACGACAACACAGAGGTGCCCCGGAAGTCCCGCAAGCGCACCCCCCGCCAGCGACCCGGGCCCAAGCCTGCCTCGGTCGAGGAGGCCAGCATGGACGTGTTTGATGCAGACAGTGCCAAAGGGCCTCACTTTGTGCTCTCACAGCTGGGCTCAGACAGCAAGGCCTGTACCAAAGGAAG TTCGGCAGATGGCTCCCAAACAACCCATCAGAAAGGTGGGACCCTAGTGAGCCAGTTCCCCCAGAAGAGTGAGGGCAAGGAGCTGAAGATCCTGGTCCAGCCTGAGACCCAGCACAGAGCCCGCTACCTGACTGAGGGCAGCAGGGGGTCGGTGAAGGACCGCACTCAGCAGGGCTTCCCCACCCTAAAG CTGGAGGGTGTGAATGAGGCAGTGGTGCTGCAGGTGTTTGTGGGTAATGACGCTGGGCGTGTAAAGCCACATGGGTTCTACCAGGCCTGCAGGGTGACGGGGCGCAACACCACAGCCTGCAAGGAGGTGGACATCGAGGGCACTACTGTCATTGAAGTGTCCCTGGACCCCAGCAATAATATGACCCTGGC ggTGGACTGCGTGGGGATCCTAAAGCTGCGTAACGCTGATGTGGAAGCTCGTATCGGGGTGGCCGGCTCCAAAAAGAAGAGCACGCGTGCCAGGCTGGTGTTTCGGGTCAACATCCCCAGGCCGGACGGCTCGGTGCTCACGTTACAGACACCGTCGTCCCCCATCCTGTGCA CCCAGCCTGCAGGGGTGCCTGAGATTCTGAAGAAGTCCCTCCATAGTTGCTCGGTGAGGGGGGATGAGGAGGTCTTCATCATTGGGAAGAACTTCCTCAAGGACACCAAGGTCATATTCCAGGAAAATGTGTCAG ATGAGAAGTCTTGGAAGGCAGAGGCTGAAATTGACATGGAGCTGTTTCACCAG AATCACTTGATTGTGAAGGTTCCTCCATACCAGAACCCAGCCATCGTGTCTGCGGTGTGTGTGGGGATCTACGTGGTGACCAATGCTGGCCGATCCCACGACGTGCAGCCTTTTACATACACTCCAGAACCAG TGGACATATCTGTGAAGAAAGAAGTTCCATCTCCAGGCAAGCCCTGCTCTTTTGATCAACGGATGAAAG TAATTGATGGTGCCTTGATGCCCCCAATGTTGCCTCTTGTGAAGAGAGAAGAGGTCACTCCAATGGAGGTCTCCAGCAACCTCCCTTCTGCTGGCATTTTCAAG CGAACCCCCGATGTCATGTGTTCGGTCCAGCAGACGCTGGACATGAGTTCCAACCTTCCCCCCAACAACAGCCCATTCTCCAACTCCTTGCCGCGGTCTGCCAGTGACCCTGATGAATCCCAAACAGCAGTCTTCAACAGTGCAGAGGCCCTGAGCACCATACAGAAGCAGGACATTGCTCCCACCAACTCCTTCCCCGTACCTGCAGACTCTCTACTCCAACCTGGGCCTCAGCAGTTCCTCCTGGAGCCCAGAGAGGGGCTGGGGCAGGACAGGGCCAGCAACAACGCTGGGGCGGTAGGGAGGCTCAGTCAACAAGTGGAGGCTCCTCAACCTGCCCCCCAGCAACACCAGCTGCCCATATTCCCCCCAGACGAGGTGGCCCAACTGGAACAAGCAGTGAGACAACTGCAGGCCAAAGGGTACTGCAGCCAGCAGCAACAGCGACAACAGCAACAGATtcagcaacaacagcagcagcaacaaattcagcaacaacagcaacaacaaattcagcaacaacaacagcagcaacaaattcagcaacaacagcagcagcaacaaattcagcaacaacagcaacaacaaattCAGCAACAGCAACTACAGCAACAAcagattcaacaacaacaaattcagcaacaacagcaaattcAACAGCAACAAATTCAACAGCAACAAATTCAAcaccagcagcagcaacagcaagtATTGGAGAACCTGCAGCAGCAGCTGTTTCAGTCACAGATCCCCATGCAATGTGGCATATTCCAGGGCGGTTCTCGAGGTGAGAACACTGAACAGCAGGGTTCCCAGCAGGGCATGGTGCAGAACCATGGTTCCCTCTTTCAGCAGgcccaacagcagcagcaacaacaacagaaacagcagcagcaagcagcacTCTTTCAGCAAGCCAATGAGATCCTCTCCATTCAGACCAACTTCCTCCATCAGaccccttctcatccctctccacccctctttcATAACCCCAGCCCCCTGGCTGAGGCACAGGACCCACAGGGGGCACTGTTCCACACTCAGAAGGCCTCTCCCACCCAGGAGCAGGTCCAGGCAACCCTCTTCCAGAACACCCTGACAGTGTTGAGTAGGACCAGCCTCTCCCCAGAGCAGCCCCCCTCTCCCGCCAACCTGTTCCTCCCCCAGAGTACCCTGCCCGGGCAGCTCTCCGCTAGCGGtagccagcagcagcagctggcCTTCCTCAGTGCCCTGCAGACCTCTgccactgagccccagtcagtGTTCCAGGCTCAGACCCAGCTTTCCCCCATCCAGCAGGGGACCCCCATGGAGCAGCAGCAGCcctcccagcctcagccccagcctcagccacCTCAGCAGAACTCCATGTTTCAGAACATCTCCCCTCATCCACCTGCAAACACTCTCTCTCAGACCCAGCAGCAGCAGGCCAGCCTACTGTTTTGCAGCAACCCCCTCTCCACTCCAGAGCAGGCCCCCAGTCTGCTGTTCAGCGGCCAGGGCCAGATGCCCCCCATGAGCAGCAGCAGCCTGAACTCTCAGGAGCCCCAAAACCCCTCCATGCTGTTCTCTCAGGCCAGCATGGTGACGGTTAGCCAGCAGGAATCCTCTGAGCCCATGGCCTTCCAGGACCAGAGCCAGGTGGTGGGGAACCCCTCAGAGCCTCGCCAGCAGGGCCTGTTCCAAGAGCAGCAGCCCATGCAACTGATCACCAGCTCCAACAACGGCCCAGAGCAGCCCGTCTCCCTCTTCATGCCCCAATCCAACATGTCTGCCCTGCAGGGTTGCATGGCTGCCCAGGAGCTCCCGCAGACGGGCATCTTCAGCACCCAGAATGGGGTGGCAGGTCTGCAGACCACTACCTCCTCCCCTGTGCAGCAGCCAGGGTCTCTGTTCCAGACAGCAGTCAGTGGGACCCTCAACCAGCCCAGCGAGGCCCAGCAGCCAGGCCTCTTCCTCTTTGGGATTCAGAATG AGTGTGGCCAGCTGATAACCTCTCCTGGAACCACTCTGTCTGATCAGATCATTGCCATCAGTCAGTCTggtcagaaccagagagagagcgaggcccAGATCCAGTCGCTGCTCAACCAGTCCATGTCTGAGTCAGGGAGCATGCAGAACAGCATGACCGCCTCCCAGAACATGGAGAAGATAGATGACCTACTTGTCAGCCTGCAGGAGCAGGGCAACAACCTCACTCGCTCCTACTAG